The following are encoded in a window of Arthrobacter woluwensis genomic DNA:
- a CDS encoding ABC transporter permease encodes MNLFADAVRWLTDPEQWTGTYALPTLLGQHLLYTALSVLIAAVVAVPAGWLIGHTGRGREVAVAISGAARAIPSFGLLILLVLLFGVLQVPAAALVTFVLLGIPSLLAGAYTGIEAIDRRVIDAAKAMGMTPWQVFWKVEFRLGLPLLIGGLRAATLQVIATVTIAAYVNLGGLGWPIIQGIPLRRFDQVLAGALLVAVLALIVDLLFALAQRAAVPAGVRASGGGRQETEPRARRRTSSRVRLNTPAASRQHAE; translated from the coding sequence ATGAACCTCTTCGCCGATGCGGTCCGTTGGCTGACCGATCCCGAGCAGTGGACCGGCACCTACGCGCTCCCCACCCTCCTCGGCCAGCACCTGCTGTACACGGCGCTGTCCGTGCTGATCGCCGCCGTCGTCGCGGTGCCCGCCGGCTGGCTCATCGGCCACACGGGACGCGGCCGTGAGGTGGCCGTCGCGATCTCCGGCGCCGCCCGCGCCATTCCTTCGTTCGGCCTGCTCATCCTGCTGGTGCTGCTCTTCGGGGTGCTGCAGGTGCCGGCTGCGGCCCTCGTCACGTTCGTGCTGCTCGGCATCCCGTCCCTCCTGGCCGGCGCGTACACCGGGATCGAGGCGATCGACCGCCGCGTGATCGACGCCGCCAAGGCCATGGGCATGACCCCGTGGCAGGTCTTCTGGAAGGTGGAGTTCCGCCTCGGACTGCCCCTGCTCATCGGCGGTCTCCGTGCGGCCACGCTTCAGGTCATCGCCACCGTCACTATCGCCGCCTACGTCAATCTGGGCGGCCTCGGCTGGCCCATCATCCAGGGCATCCCGCTGCGCCGCTTCGATCAGGTGCTGGCCGGCGCCCTGCTGGTGGCCGTCCTCGCCCTGATCGTCGATCTCCTGTTCGCCCTGGCTCAGCGCGCCGCCGTCCCCGCCGGGGTCCGCGCGTCAGGCGGCGGGCGCCAGGAGACCGAACCCCGTGCGCGCCGTCGCACGTCATCCCGCGTCCGGCTGAACACCCCAGCCGCGTCCAGACAGCACGCCGAGTGA
- a CDS encoding ABC transporter substrate-binding protein: MFTARIARIAAAGAALAVTLALSACGSGNPLDQPSTAGGGSGDKIVVGSQAYYSNEIIAEIYAQGLEKDGQKVERRFNIGQRDAYMGDVKSGAISLFPEYTGNLLEFLQGKAASTSPADVYAELKKALPKGLVALDYAQAADQDTYTVTKATADKYGLQTIADLSKVQGKVTIGGAPEFEKRPYGPAAAKTQYGVDLAFSATGPTTLDALRAGTVQVADIYSADPAFEKGDLVTLKDPKNMILSSNVVPIASEAVSGKISKVINAISAKLTTEELVKLNVQSTVDKRQPAEIATAWLKDKGLS, encoded by the coding sequence ATGTTCACTGCTCGCATCGCCAGGATCGCCGCGGCCGGCGCCGCGCTCGCCGTCACGCTCGCCCTCAGCGCGTGCGGTTCCGGCAACCCGCTGGACCAGCCCAGCACCGCGGGAGGAGGCTCCGGGGACAAGATCGTCGTCGGGTCGCAGGCGTACTACTCGAACGAGATCATCGCGGAGATCTACGCCCAGGGGCTCGAGAAGGACGGCCAGAAGGTGGAGCGCCGCTTCAACATCGGCCAGCGCGACGCCTACATGGGCGACGTGAAGTCCGGGGCGATCAGCCTGTTCCCCGAGTACACCGGCAACCTCCTGGAGTTCCTGCAGGGCAAGGCCGCTTCGACCAGCCCGGCCGATGTGTACGCCGAGCTGAAGAAGGCCCTGCCCAAGGGTCTCGTGGCGCTCGACTACGCCCAGGCCGCGGACCAGGACACCTACACGGTGACCAAGGCGACCGCCGACAAGTACGGCCTCCAGACGATCGCGGACCTGAGCAAGGTCCAGGGCAAGGTCACGATCGGCGGCGCCCCGGAGTTCGAGAAGCGCCCGTACGGACCGGCTGCCGCGAAGACCCAGTACGGCGTGGATCTCGCCTTCTCCGCGACCGGCCCCACCACCCTGGACGCGCTGCGTGCCGGGACGGTGCAGGTGGCGGACATCTACTCGGCGGATCCGGCCTTTGAAAAGGGTGACCTGGTCACGCTGAAGGATCCGAAGAACATGATCCTGTCCTCCAATGTGGTGCCGATCGCGAGCGAGGCCGTCTCCGGGAAGATCTCCAAGGTGATCAACGCGATCAGCGCGAAGCTGACCACCGAGGAACTGGTGAAGCTGAACGTCCAGAGCACGGTGGACAAGCGCCAGCCGGCCGAGATCGCCACGGCCTGGCTCAAGGACAAAGGCCTGAGCTGA
- a CDS encoding alcohol dehydrogenase catalytic domain-containing protein — protein sequence MTEATTFRTGRGVSREPLTVASPGPGQVRVGIRATGVCHSDLHIVNGDWPAEQPLVLGHEAAGVVEETGPGVTTVQPGDHVVLSWFAPCGRCVNCAAGRGWLCTGTTALSNTLPDGTTAFRDGDGEPLWPYLGLGTFTPEVVVPESAAVKVDERLPFTVGALLGCSVTTGVGAVLNTAKVPAGASAVVIGCGGVGLSVVMGLRLAGADPIIAVDLSEEKRAMARELGATVTLDPRETDLSEFVTEQFGGVDFAFEAIGNEKVIETLPGLLAPGGAAVLVGMTRIGARASIDPFDLADQGKSILGCNYGSSVAQVDIPRLARLHLAGLLPLERLIDRVRPLSEAADALEDLAAGTGLRSVLTP from the coding sequence ATGACCGAAGCCACCACGTTCCGCACCGGGCGCGGAGTGTCCCGGGAGCCGCTCACCGTGGCGTCCCCCGGACCGGGCCAGGTGCGCGTCGGCATCCGTGCCACGGGCGTCTGCCACTCGGATCTGCACATCGTGAACGGCGACTGGCCTGCGGAGCAGCCCCTGGTCCTGGGGCACGAGGCCGCGGGCGTCGTCGAGGAGACCGGACCGGGCGTCACCACCGTCCAGCCCGGCGACCATGTGGTGCTGTCCTGGTTCGCCCCGTGCGGACGGTGCGTCAACTGCGCCGCCGGCCGCGGCTGGCTGTGCACCGGCACCACCGCACTGTCCAACACCCTGCCGGACGGCACCACCGCATTCCGCGACGGCGACGGCGAGCCTCTGTGGCCCTACCTCGGGCTGGGCACCTTCACGCCGGAGGTGGTCGTGCCGGAGTCGGCGGCGGTCAAGGTCGACGAACGGCTGCCCTTCACCGTGGGCGCCCTCCTCGGCTGCTCGGTGACCACCGGCGTGGGAGCGGTCCTGAACACCGCGAAGGTCCCAGCGGGAGCGTCCGCCGTGGTCATCGGCTGTGGCGGGGTGGGCCTCTCCGTGGTGATGGGACTCCGCCTCGCGGGCGCCGACCCGATCATCGCCGTGGACCTGTCCGAGGAGAAGCGGGCCATGGCACGCGAACTGGGGGCCACGGTCACCCTGGACCCTCGCGAGACGGACCTGAGCGAATTCGTCACGGAACAGTTCGGAGGCGTGGATTTCGCGTTCGAGGCGATCGGGAACGAGAAGGTCATCGAGACCCTCCCCGGACTGCTCGCTCCGGGCGGCGCCGCCGTGCTGGTCGGCATGACCCGCATCGGCGCCCGGGCCAGCATCGACCCGTTCGACCTGGCGGACCAGGGGAAGAGCATCCTGGGGTGCAATTACGGGTCGAGCGTGGCGCAGGTGGACATCCCCCGGCTCGCGCGGCTCCACCTCGCAGGCCTGCTGCCGCTGGAACGGCTCATCGACCGTGTCCGGCCCCTCTCCGAGGCCGCCGACGCCCTCGAGGATCTGGCGGCCGGAACCGGGCTGCGGTCGGTCCTGACGCCCTGA